CCAGTGCTGGCCCCTTGTCCCCTGGGTGCAACCCTCCCATGGGTCTGTGCCCAAATCTTCCAGGGGGCAGAAAGAGTCTCTGTCTTGACCAAAGGACAAAGATGTGGAGGCTGGGAGCTCGAGGGAACTGTCCATACAGCCAGCCGGAAGTGAGACCCTCAGCAAGTTTCTCTTCCTGAAACCCTGACTGAGATCCAGGCTGGACGTTTTTGTCCTCCCAACAACGCTTTGAGGAAGGCCCTGGGTTAATTCCAGTTTTATAGACGAGAAAATTGAGGCCAAGAGACACCAAGGCACAGGTGGAGGTCCCCCCCTCCAAGGCTAGGTGCTCCCAACCTCACCAGCCTGAGATGGACTTGGGCTTTggctggaggccagggagggaggtggcCCCAGCCATAGGGCAGAgcgaggctgggagagggaggagggtgtGCAGCCTGGGAGGGCAGTGCCCGGGCTCCTAGAAgacagggagctgagatcccctCGGACCACATCCTGGGGTGACCAGGTCATCCTCTCTCCTCGTGTGGAGGCCACCAGGTCACAAGGTTTGGGAATGGTAGGGTTCCCACTGACTCACTTGGCgtttggaggaaggagaggtgacTTCTTGACAGGCCCCTGGCCAGGGCCCGGCCCTGCCTGGAGATTCCTTGGTCGTCTTTGCCACGGGGATTCAGGAAGCTTGGAGTGGTGAGGGGGATGGCCGGGTGCAGTGCAGGCCTCTGGGGAGCCCGGGGCAGGGGGTGGACACAAAGCTCGGGTCTCCCCCAACCTCGCCTCCCCCAGCTGTGAAGCAGCGACAAGCCTCCTCCCAGGTGGCCGAGGCAGGGGAACAGGTGTTCACGGAGGGGCCGCTCAGTAGCCTGGGCTCCACGTGCCCACCACGGGGCACCGCCCCCCAGGAACCCCTCAGCTCCGTCACTGGCTGCTGCCAGGGGCCTGAGTCTCTTTCCAGTCGCAACAATTCCCCTTGGAGGGCCCCTCGGGAGGGCTGTCCTTGCACTCACCAGGCCCTCCTGTGTGGCTGCCTGTGGCGTCCCCGAGGCCTGACAATCAGCTGGGCCGCGAGGCTGGTGCCGGCCACTGACCAAGAAGGGCCCCTTGGCCCCACCTCCCAGCACATCCCACCACCAGCTGCCAAGGTCCCTCTGCCCAGGCACCCTTCTTCCCCTTCTGGTTTCAGgcccacctcctccaagaagccttcctgtCCTCCTTCCTCCAGGCTCTCAGGACAGGAGGAATCTGGGCAGATGGCTGTTTTCAGAATGGAAATCTCTCCCCCAGCTTCCCCGGAAGGCCATGGGTGGGAGCGGAGAAGCACCCCCGGGGGGATGGGGGCTGCTGGGGGGTCCCGTGCAGAAGCGGACTCTGAGCTTGGGGAATAAAGCTGGGGTTGCAGGAGGCCACAGGATGCAGTGGGCAGAGCCCGCGTGAGGGTCTGGAGGCCGGAGTTCAAATCCCGTCTCTCCCCTGACAGCTGTGGGATCTCTGGCTTCCGTTTCTCTGTTTGTGAAATGGCGTGAGCCTCTCCCTTAAGACAGTTGGGTGGACGAAGCGAAGGTGTGTGTGGGAGTGTGCACGTAGCGTGGTGCTCTCTGGCGGGTTTCCAGAATCTTCCAGCCCTTACCAAGAGTTGATGATGGCCCTGGGGGCCCGGGGTGCGGTCTGGGGTCAGATGGGGGAACAGGGCTGGCTCTGTCCCCGCCTggtcccagggcagggaggggaggtgacCCTGGGCCCAGCCGTGGGGTTGTCAGGGGACAGTGGGGGTCAGAAACCTGGGGGTCCTGGAGGGGGtggccctgcagcccccaccccggcTCACAGTGCCCCCACGTTGCAGCCCTGCAGGAAGAGTGACGAGGAGCAGACATGAGCGTGGACGTGGAGCTGCTGTGGCCGGGggcagccctgctgctgctgctcgggGTGGCGGCCGGCCTGTGTGTGCGCTGCTCCCGCCCAGGTAAAAGCTGGGGGTCACAGGCGCCAGGGAGGAGCAGGCAGCGTGTTCAGAGAGCCGCCCGGGCCCAGACCTGGCTGCCGTTGGAAGGGGCGGTCGGATAAACCTCGAGAGGCAGAAGTGAAACCCGGGACCTGACCGCTAAACCCCCTCTTGAAGACAGTGGGTCTGGCTCACTGGGGGCTTTGGTTCTGCTGGGTCAAGGGCGTGTGTCTGGGGCAGATGGATTGCCCTGgacaagggaggggaggggaggctgcgGTGTCCGCCTTCATGCTCCGCTCTCCTAAATAGATGGTAAGCAAGCCCCGCCAACGTCAGGCGGCCCCCAGTGATTGGCGGCTCAGCCCCCACCTCCGGTCTGAGGCCTGCACAGGGCACGGGGGAGATAGGATGGTTGGGTCTAGGATCTCGGTTCCCACCCAGCCCTGGGACGCTTGCTAACCTGGTCCTGTTCTTGCAGGTGCAAAGAGGTCCGAGAAAATCTATGAGCAGAGGAGACTGTGAGTGTCTCTGTGGCCCCAGCCCGGTGACGTTGTGTGCCCTGGGCGTGGGCATCCGTGTGGGCGTTCCCTCGGgcatccccgccccccacccccaccccttcactCACACCTCCTCCGTGCTGGGCTCTAGTGTGTCCTAAGCgcttggggagggtgaggggggtgCCCAGGGGCTGTACAGACCCTGTCCCAGCCTGGTAGGGGAGGGCTTTGGGAGGAAGGGATGCCACACTCCAGCTAGCCCAGGAGCGTCTCCAGAAATCCCCACTGtggccccagccccagggagcccactgtGCCCGTGCTGGGGGCTAACAGGAATCCCACCCTCCTGGTGCTGTGGGGTGCCAGAGACTGGGCACTATGTCCGAGTGTCCCCTGGAAAACACTAAAGGAACTCAGGGGAGGATGTGGGCATGAAACTtgggtgatcagggaaggcctcctggaggaggcggGAAGGatttaagagagaaagaaggtggAAGGGGACATTCCAGAGAGAGAGGGAACGGTGTGGGCGGTCACCGACGTAGGGCCGGGGGGGACAGTGTCTTGGGGATGAGCTGCCGGTGTGAGCGTGTCTTGAGATGAACTGACTGCGGAGGAAGAAGAGTCTTGACTGTGGAGAGAGGCCTTGACCTCTGTCCTAAAGGCCAACGGGGGCCACAGGAGAGCTGGAAGCAGGCCGGTGGGGGTGGAGATGAAATGGAGTCACTGACCCCAGGTCGAGTGGCAGGACCCGGGCAGGAGGGAGTTCCAGGCGCCGTGGGGACAGGCTGGCTGCGCTGTGAGCCCTGGGAGGGTCAGCAGTGCTGGGCGCTGCAGGTCAGGGGGGTGACCCAAGCACACCCCCCGGGCAGGAGGGCAGCGGTCAGCGGTGTCCTTGCAGTGCCTGGCGGGGGGCTCTGAGACCTgcatgtgcacacgtgcacagGCCGACACGCCCACGCGCACCCACGGATCCCCCAGCACTTGCTCATGCGTGCacgtcacacacacacagcgctTGCTTGCACGCCTGGGCAGACACTCACATACGAGCTCGCACACACACcctctctcatttccttttgcaACTGAAAAACCACAGGGAGATTTGAAAATAGAATTTTCCCATTCATGCCCACTCCCGGGGCCGGGGCTGGACCTTCCCAGGCTTCTGGGACCACTTGGGCCTCTGGCTCACCAGCCCATGACCTCCACCAGGGGTGGGCTGGGCTCCCCTGGTCCGCCTCCAACCCTTGCCCCAAGGCAAGCTCCTCAgtatctcccctctcccctcctcccttagTCCCTGCCCACTGCAGGCCCCTGATTCATCTCAGAACTGAAGATAGTCAGAGCCACAAGTTAAACCTCCTCTTGTGGGAGGTGAGAAAACTAGGCCTgagtgggaggaggtgggagggaagacTTGGGCTCTTCCCACTTCATTTGGGTTCAGTCCTACCAGCCTGTGTGTGCCAGGCCCAGCTCCTGCATCATTTCCTCTGAGAAGCCATGCCTGACTCTCTTCTGTGGATTTAGGGCATCGTTCCTAAATCAGATCACTCTGACCCCCagccctccaggagctcctggAAGTCTGGGCCAGGTCACCATTCTGATCCAGGGGAGGAACCCAAAATGCTTTAATGATTAGCTAATCGGCTCCACTGTCCTTAGCAGTGGTGTTCATTCCCAGGCACCTCATGGTCCAAAATGGCAGCTAGAGCTGCAGCCCTCATCTCTGCATTCCAGGCAGTAGtaagaatgaaggagaaagacaaaaggGTGCATCCCAGTTAGCAGTGCCTCCTTCAAGGAGCTTTCCTGAAAGCCCAACAACCTTGGCTTGCATTTCATTAACCAGAGCCTAATTATATGGTCACACTTAAgtgcaagggagcctgggaaatatagccttttttaaaaaattgaggtaacgTTAGTTTATAACgttatataagtttcatgtgCACGacacatttctacttctgtataccctaCATTGAGCTCACTAACAAAAGTTCAGTTTCCATCcgtcaccatacagttgatcccctttacgcaccctggtaaccactggtaaccactgcacagttctctgtacctatgtggttgtttttgtttagtttgtttatttagtgttgtttttttgtttgttttttatatttcacatgtGATTGAAATCAtatgcattttttctttctctgtctgacatttcacttaccctcaagttccatccatgttgtcacaaatggcaagatttcatctttttatggctgaatggtattccattgtgtatatataccacatcctcttttctattttttttacatCCATGCAATATTTACTCATGGTCTAAttagattttaaggaaaaatgtcTAATGGTTCAAATGAGTCATTTACACACCTATTGCTTAAGCAGATGCATGTGTAATAAAAACACGTACTTCTTGCTTCATGACATTTCCTGGACAATATGCTGCCTGTGAGTTTGCTGTTTTCTTgagctgctcttttttttttttttaattttatttatttatttattattttgggggggatacaccaagttgaGCTGCTCTTAATCAGGCTTTCTTCCCTGCAACTCAGACCGAACACCTGTCAAGTCTACCATTCTCAGTCCTCGTGTTACTCGACCCATTTACCACAGGTAACCCCGTAGACGTGCCTGCTCCTTCCTACAATGCAGTCCACTTGACCTCCAGCAGGCTTCTCCCTAGGTTTTCCTCCCTCAGGGGCAGCTCCCTTTTAATCCCTCTGCGagaccacatcctctttatccattcacccgttgatgggcacttaggtagtttccatgtcttgcctattgtaaatggtgctgaaatgaacatggggtgcatacatcttttcgaattagttaTTTCgtattctttagataaatacccagaagtgggactgcggACTCATATGGCAATTCTAGTCTTAGTTTTTtggaggaatctccatgctgtgtttaggggctgcaccaatttacattccccgcaacagtgcacaagggtttccttttctccacatcctcaccaacgcttATTCCTTGCCTTTTTggtaatagtcattctaacaggtgtgaggtgatactttgttatgttttgttttgttttttaattttacttatgtatttatttatttattggctgctttgggttttcacggctgcttgtgggctttctctagttgtggctactcttcgttgcagtgcacgggcttctcagtgtggtggcttctcttgttgcagagcacagacgcgcaggcttcagtagttgcagcacgtggcctcagtagctgtggtgcacaggcttagttgctctgcagcatgtgtgatcttcctggaccggggctcaaacccgtgtcccctgcattggcaggcagattcttaaccattgcgccaccagggaagtccattatggttttgatttgcatttatttccctcataattggtgatgttgaacatctgttTATGTGtccgttggccatctgtatttctttggaaaaatatctattcagttcctctgcccattttttaatcaggttttgttgttgttgttgagttgtattagttatttatatattatattataaggGATATTAACCCCATAtcggatatatcatttgcaaatacgtTCTCCCAATtggtagattgtctttttgttttgccaaTGATctcctttgctgagcaaaagcatttagtttgatgtagtcccatttattgGGGGAGTATAGTCTTTTAGATGGGCTTGTGGCTGTCTAAATAAAAATCAGGGTTCTGTTTCAAAGGAAGACGTTGATGGTTAGCTACCTAACTGTGTCTGCTAAGCCTTGAAGTTGTCGCATCTGTTATTGGGAAATAAATGGCATGTGTAAACATCTCAAGAGGGCTGTGCTCTCTCAGGAATGTTGAGCACCCCTGGGGTGGTAGGTGGTGGGGGGCAGCCTCTTTGTTGCTCCAGGTTGAAGTCACTGCCAGGTCCCTGAGcagctgccccagccctgcccacagacTCTCCAGGCCATCTGCGGGGGTCCTGCAGAGGCTGTGTTGGAGCATAGGTCTGGCTGGCAGCTGGCTCCAGCCCAGGGCCATGTGAGAAGGGTGGGCACCCGGTGGGCAGGCAGGGGAGCAATCTAGAGAAGGGGGGGTCTCGGGAAGCCCTAGATCTTAGTCCTGGAAGGCTGGCAGCCCCTTCTCAGTCTCACCCTGGTCTGTCCCTCCCCTGCCATCTGTCTTGTCTCTCTGTCCCTGGGGCTGTGGGAGGCCAGGCCCTGGCTCAGCACAGCTCCATGTGTTTCCAGGCAAGAGAATCAGCAGAGCTTTGCCGTGTCCCGGACCTACACTTGTGAGTCCCCCAACAGAAGGGTCCAGGCCTGGGCTCGGGGTTGAGCGTGTCCACATCAAAGTCCCTTAAGTCCTATTGTTCTGAGGCTGTGGCCAAGCTTGATCTAGTGGGGTGATGGGGTGAGGGGGCTGTGCTGGTCAGCTGGCCTGGGGGCCCAGCCAATCCCCCCTCATCCTTTGCAGTGGTCAGGGAGGCCTGGCCAGGGCCCCTGGTGGACACGGCCTCCAACGTGGCATCAACAAGGTAGGAATGAACCCCTATCCTAGCCCCACGGGAGGCAATGAGGAGGGCCCTGGGTCCCCACCTGGCTGAGCCCAGGCCGAGACCTTGCTCCCTCCTCGGGCCTCAGAGCCCCAGTTCTGATTCTGAGGGCCCCACCACTGGGCTGTGGGGCTGTGGCCTCCAGACTCCCAGGAACCCCAGGGCCTCCTCCCAGGGCCTCctcagctcctccccctccccgtgcagGAAGGACAAGCTACTGCAGTTCTCCCCCAGCCTCGAGGGTGAGTGCCCTGGGAcatggggcggtggggggggcaaGGTGGGACCAAGACAAGTGACTACCTGGTGGGACAGGTACTGGGCCAGAGGAGAGACACTTGAGCTGGGCTGGGAGGCCTGACGGGGCTGGCCCCGCagggggagaggacagagagCAGGTGTGAGGGTGTGAAGATTGGCAACacctgggctgggaggggtggggtttggggaagCAGCACTGAGCCAATGGGCCTGACCTTTCTTCCAGATTCTCCGTCCTCCAGGTACCAGTACTTCAGCAAAGGTAGGTGggctctggggaggagggggctgcgaTAGGGGCCTGCAGCCTATGCTCAGGCCTAACGGTCACCtcctcctgcaggaagcagacCCAGATCAGATGCAGACTACATGTGAGCCGCCTTCTCCAGGCCCAGGCCACCTCCTCCCCGCCCTcgcccacccctgccctcagcctcctcatGGGAGAAAGGCCTCCTGCCCTGGAACCCGCTGGCCCAGGCAGGCTCTCTGTAGTACTGTTTCACCTCAGATGGCCGTGGCTTTGTGGGGATGAGGACACGGATGGGGATGTGAACCTactctggggagggggaggggccgtcTGGGCAGGCCTCATCCTGCATCACCGAGTCGGAGATGAGTTCCGTGGACCCTCAGAGAGGAAGGGCCCCCAGGATGTCTCCTTATCTCACAGTTGGGCAAACCGAGGCCCAAGGCAGGacatgacttgcctaaggtcacacggTGAGGTGGCCAGAGCCAGGCCACCACCCTCTCAGCCCCAGGGTGGCTCAGGGGTGCAGGGAAGCAGGATGGAAGGATCAGGGGAGACCCTGGCCGAGCCCAGGGGGCGTGATGGCTGGAGCAGCCGTGGCCTCACTGCTCCCTCATgaagcccccaccccgcccacggGCCTGCCCAGCAGTTGGTGCTGTGTCTATGTTTTCTTGCCAGAGACCCCAACGCCACGGACTATTCCAATTGTGGGCCGTTTCAGAAGCCCCTGGAAGGTGAGGCAGAGGacgaggaagagggaggaggtggcCTGG
The genomic region above belongs to Hippopotamus amphibius kiboko isolate mHipAmp2 chromosome 9, mHipAmp2.hap2, whole genome shotgun sequence and contains:
- the LAT2 gene encoding linker for activation of T-cells family member 2, giving the protein MSVDVELLWPGAALLLLLGVAAGLCVRCSRPGAKRSEKIYEQRRLQENQQSFAVSRTYTLVREAWPGPLVDTASNVASTRKDKLLQFSPSLEDSPSSRYQYFSKGSRPRSDADYIDPNATDYSNCGPFQKPLEVDDDTISYENVLICKPRNTESGDEESEDYQNSASIQQWRESRRVVEPVPREAPPSPLGSPDEDSGEPDYVNGDVAATEA